In the Glycine max cultivar Williams 82 chromosome 19, Glycine_max_v4.0, whole genome shotgun sequence genome, ATCCACAGAAACAGGGACAACTTGAGGCTCAGCCATTGTAGATCCATTATGATCAACAAAATTTGGGGCAACTGCAGATAACTCATTTGCAGTAATATTATTAACATCTTCAGATTTCTCAGACCTCAGTTCATTTTTGGCTTCCACATGTAGTTCGGAAGAGGTTGCTTGATTTTTATCATGACCAGAAGTATAACCTTCCTGTCTGTGATCATGCACTTCAGACTCTTCATCTGCCACATTAGCAGTCATTTCTACTGAAGCAGGATATGCCCTCTCGGACAACTCCATAGCAGAATCATGAGAAGATACAGAAGGAATCGATTGGAGTGTTTCAGAAGCTTGTGGACTAAGATCATAAACAGGGTCCACATGGTGATTTTCTTCCACCTCACCACTAACTTGCTGGAAGTCTGATTCCTCCACTGAAGCTTGTGTTGAAATTCCAGATTCAGAGAGATGACCATCTCCTTGCTgcaaattttcctctttttccatGTTTTCATCAGGTATGCTGTCAATTACTTCTGATAGTGAAGAATGGCTTGATCTGCTGCTGCCAACACTTTCCTCATCACTTGGTTCTCTTCTCAAATGTGTTTCCCCCGCATTGAATTGTTCATGAATTTCAACCTCTCGTGTTTTAGGAAAGAATACCATCTCAGAAGGATCTTCCACCCCACCCAGCACTATTTCCACTTCATCATGATGAGCATTGCTCTCCTCAACTTGGATTATCTCCACAGAATCATTTTCTCCAGAGGATTGGCTTCCATGTTCAACAGCATCAGAAGCATGGTCAATGTTAGATATTAATTCAGTTTCTTGAGACAAGTCTTGCTCACTGAACTTCCCGTCATCCTGATCAATTGAACTCACAGATTCAGTATCTGGAACAGAACTCAACTTTGAATCACTTACTTCACTTGATTGCCTCTGGAATGAAGGATAGCTTGTTCCCTCGGAAGCCATCCTTTCAGATATAAAGACAGGTTTCCAATCATACCTCTCTTGCTTGGATAACCCCAATACTGATGATCCCACACTGAAACTTTCATGCCGCCGGAAAAAGGCCTCTTTTTGATGAAACACTGTGAACTCTTGTTGAAAACTGTCCGCCTTAAGATCAGGTTTTTCTTCATTTGAGTCATAGGGAATATCAAAAGGGTTTCTCCTAGGCTGTAGAATAGACGGAGCAGATCCAGGAATGGGTGGTAATCCCATGGCAGCAAAGGAGTCATCAGGAAAATCAAATGGGTTATGCCTGGTCGTAGCAATAGGTGCAACATTACAGGGAATATCAACACAATCTAAGTCTATTAGATTCTTCTCATCCATCAATCTCCTTGCTCTTCTCCTAGCAATAAGATTCTCCAATCTTTTATTCCTTTCCAGCTCTAAATTTCCCAGATCCATGAGATTCTTTTGGTCATCCTCTGTCCACTTAATAGCAGATTTACTTTCATCCTCTTCTTTGCCACCCGccacttcttcttcctcttcatcATCGGGCTCGTCAATACCATCATCGTCCGCATCAACATGGTTTTCAGTATCATCGTCTGATTCAACACTGTCATCATCACTTTTCTCAGATGCAGCATCAGAACCATCACAGGACACATGAGCCGGCTGTGGAGCATCTAGGTCTAGTAGTGGATGGAGTTCATCAAGCATTGGAATGATGTCAGCCATGGAAGCATCTGGTGAAGAGCTCTCAGCCCCATCAGAACCTGACTCCACTGAGTCATCCTCGTCACCGTCGTTTTCCACCTGTTTCCAAGATGAGCTGGCAGAAAAGTCCACATGATCTCCGGGAGTTTtctcattttcaaattcaagaATATCATCATCCACCTTTCGAACCATGACATATTGTTTCTCAATAGCTTCATCATCACTTGAAACAGCTTCAGACCTAAGGTTTTCTTCATGAACTTCCCTATTCTTTCCCAACTCAAAACTATGGAATTCCCTTTCCCTCTCCActtcctctttttcttgcttCTTGTGCTGAAAATCCGGCAACTTTTCATCATCTGGAGGCAAGTCAGAAAGCAAGCCTTGATCTTCTTCGGCCCTATTATCCCTCTCACTAACCAAACTTGTTTCCTCCTCAATGCCCCTCTCTTCCACATCACTCCTATTTTCTGAATAGCCCTTCACAAAATAGCTCTCATCTCTGTCAGCAAAAACAGTGTCACCCTCAGAAAACCCGGCTTGGAAGGATGAAATGTCATGAGTAACTTTCTCTTCTATCTCAACTTCAGGCACATTTGGCTGCCCAAAACTGAGAAGGGTCCCAAGCAGAATAGCAGTGCAGACCAAAACAGGAGATGCAGAGaccaaaacagaaaacagaaaaggaaaagatctGTACAACAAAagcaagaagcaaaaaaaaCCCACAAGGAATGGATGGTTGCAAGCTGATCTGTAACCACCTCTGATTGAAATGACAACAACTTTCCTTACTTTGATTCCAATTTCTGATCCcatctccctctctctctcctttgATAACTCTCCCCCTAATTAAAACCTGATATGGTTGATCAAGCAagcataaacaaacaaaagggtAGCCAAATAAGATCCAATGATCCACGGACAACAGTtcccacaaaaaagaaaaaagtttgcaAATTTATCACAGTTCAAACTTAAACGTACCTTAACATGAATCAAAATAAATCCCACAGATCAATCCAATCCCTGAAAAACCAAGaaattcaggaaaaaaaaaagagggcaTGATTATAGTATAACCAATTAGAGGACAAAGGGTAtgcaaaataaaacataaaaaaaaaatcaaattttgaagaTAAATGGCTCACCAGATATGAttgtggaaacaaaaagaaaacaaagggtAATTGGGATTTtcaatgtttctttcttttgtttactTTATGGGGCAAAAACAATGGCAACGGGAGCTATGAGGAGCTGAACGTGTGTTACGCTATTGGTTATGTGTATTTGAtggtttgacaaagagagtgaGGGGCGGCacgaaaagaagagaaagaggaagattgagggagaagaaggagaaagaagaaaaaaatagaaagctaTCATTACATTATTAcaactatcttttttttttaattttaattttttttttgcctatgTTGCTTTTTCCAAAGGAACCTTTTATACTGTCATGCTttcttgttagttgttattttgAGATGTATATACCAAAAAGAAATGTGGGGTAGTTTATTTTCCATCCCAACTAATTTTTTGGTGGGAGGTATCTTATGGTTATTATTTAAcactcaattaatttttatctcagGTCAGTATATTTTGgagtaaaatgatttttttgtttgtgattTCATGTTCAAGTTGGAGTTTAGATCTAGGGtagcttattttttatttgattttattttttgataaatattctTATGCTCCATTTAATGCATGACTTAGGTGTTCTTGATCTACCTTGGTGTGAGTTTGAGGTAAGAGGAATTCTGGAGTTCATATTTTAGTTTACCCATATGAGAGTGAAAATGCAATTTGATGATGGCTAATACTGCAGGTATATTACAAGAaatgaataatgaaaaaaaaaactccaataATTGATTATGAAAACGCATctatcaattttgttttacgAGTTGTATTCGAGTCACGGAGATAGCATAAATGTTAGTATATATCTATCTTTCTACTTTATTTATACCTTGAAAAGTCAAGTGATTAATGTAAATAAGtaaacaaaatttacaaaatacaaaatttgtgAAATCGTGTgtaaattgtgaaattgtgagGATACAACTTAACATGAAAATAACTCTAAATTTGTGTTTCACTTTCACATAACAACATACATCTTTAAACATATTAGATTGagttatattaatttaagtgcagtgaaaaaaaaagagttttaatTTAAGTGACATTAAGTGTGTACCTTGTAAATAATGGTAGTTTTTATCTAAATTATATTGTAGTCATCCACGAGAATATTGTAAGTTATGGAAATGattacaattaaatttattaaacttaaaaacTCGAGTCTAATATAAATAGAGATTTTTTGTTGTGTAGGAAAGAAATATCAAATTGAGTTAGTTTTTactgtattaaaataaaataaagagaagaagaaaattttgaactaagtaaaaaaaaataaaaattggtgaAATTTGTTGAGCTCAACTGCTCAAgcaattttgtttctttcttttttggcaTCAATAGATATATTTCTTCATATGAGTAACGTGTTGTACAGGTATTTCCCCGAACTGAGGtgcttaatataaattatattcacCGTCTTTTGATGATAgagtttaatatatatgtataatacaaataattttatattatgttataaattattatttaaattattttaaaagttaataaatttattttatatatatatacaatgaattaaaattaaataattataacaattttCTCTTCTGCATGACTTCATATATGTAACAAATAAAGTTAAAAGAATATAGAGAATCAAGGATGAATGTTGGTCACGATCATTGCATCCTCAATGGCAtaagtttataattatttattctataaaacgTGCTGTTTGTCTGCGTGTTGCTTTTTCAGATTAGTGGTGATGGCCAAATACACATATTCTATAGATCTTTTTAATTCGATTGCTGATTTTGGCCGGCAAGTGAAGTctttatgttaatttattatagaCTCGTagttaacaaaaggaaaatgggagtgattttaaaaaaaggaaatattaaaGTTGCAATCGGATATATATGAATTGAACGAGTAATTAAGTATTTAAGATTCAGTTATTATTACGTAGTGACAATCTAGATAAAATTCTTGATATTTAGTAGTAGTACATTATTTTGAGTAATATTTAGTAGTGAGAATCTCTTCTCATATTCTATCTTGTTTCTAAGAATAATTAGAACCAATTCAGTTATATTTTTGCGttctaattgaaatttttttattaagattttgatattttagtatattttttttaaagaatttcatCGCTTTCTTGGCCTTATAATATTTGAGATAAGTTGAACGTCTTTCTTTTTATAACAGATAAGTTAACCTTGATGTATATATAGGTAATATGCATTATGTATTTCTTAATCTTCATTTATAAATTCGCATTAAATTACATTGAGAATGTCTAACAGTGAGTGAGTAAGAAGATGAGAAACTTATTAtccaagttttatattttaatttataaaaaaaaacttgtaagtCTTTTTAACCTAAATTTTCGgagtttcttttgttttgaacaCTAAAGTTTTGGGGTTGAAAACctaaactaataatttaatttatttacaccTTATAGAACATACCTAGGGTTTTGGAGTACAATACATTAAATTGCCAATGAGCAAAAAATTGACGATTCACGTCACTCCAtgccatttttttcttaatatatatatatatatatatatatatatatatatatatatatatatatatatatatatatatatatatatatcttttaaacttcgttcttttgaattttacattctaaaaatttaacttataaaatttattattctttcaatattttaatcAGTGAACTTAATTTACCCCGAATTTtcaattgataataaaaaattacaatataccACCATTAACCTTTTAGTGTTAATTTCATATACTTATCATCTACCTGATCATAAAAAGATACTTATCATCTAAAAGGTACTAATTGAGGAAGTGGTAAATGACAA is a window encoding:
- the LOC100778840 gene encoding uncharacterized protein DDB_G0284459, translated to MGSEIGIKVRKVVVISIRGGYRSACNHPFLVGFFCFLLLLYRSFPFLFSVLVSASPVLVCTAILLGTLLSFGQPNVPEVEIEEKVTHDISSFQAGFSEGDTVFADRDESYFVKGYSENRSDVEERGIEEETSLVSERDNRAEEDQGLLSDLPPDDEKLPDFQHKKQEKEEVEREREFHSFELGKNREVHEENLRSEAVSSDDEAIEKQYVMVRKVDDDILEFENEKTPGDHVDFSASSSWKQVENDGDEDDSVESGSDGAESSSPDASMADIIPMLDELHPLLDLDAPQPAHVSCDGSDAASEKSDDDSVESDDDTENHVDADDDGIDEPDDEEEEEVAGGKEEDESKSAIKWTEDDQKNLMDLGNLELERNKRLENLIARRRARRLMDEKNLIDLDCVDIPCNVAPIATTRHNPFDFPDDSFAAMGLPPIPGSAPSILQPRRNPFDIPYDSNEEKPDLKADSFQQEFTVFHQKEAFFRRHESFSVGSSVLGLSKQERYDWKPVFISERMASEGTSYPSFQRQSSEVSDSKLSSVPDTESVSSIDQDDGKFSEQDLSQETELISNIDHASDAVEHGSQSSGENDSVEIIQVEESNAHHDEVEIVLGGVEDPSEMVFFPKTREVEIHEQFNAGETHLRREPSDEESVGSSRSSHSSLSEVIDSIPDENMEKEENLQQGDGHLSESGISTQASVEESDFQQVSGEVEENHHVDPVYDLSPQASETLQSIPSVSSHDSAMELSERAYPASVEMTANVADEESEVHDHRQEGYTSGHDKNQATSSELHVEAKNELRSEKSEDVNNITANELSAVAPNFVDHNGSTMAEPQVVPVSVDSNLSFDIGSIKDVTNLGLVHGQDLADHIRADSEILHQDNVDSPDSDYQMASEKSHLSDNESVEESALPNAESRFDNANMSTPVQDADEMFDSAASDAHHISSNGSSMPAPRDFQLSPTAGPAPVVHPNLPSEETEHIEKFSSNNDAIFQIQQGKVNIHQDLDKNMVAFTSDSQHEIDVKSPSNLENNLSSSDKSVVAQSSSDHDEIQSSNAIQVESAHGFGTSNDEVGELHDAADKFPPSIYSVTSEKFETPEFVSPTGEADLEVDRHREVENEDQNEVLETALPSEESMSQVTEENSNEFDDMKEIDEEFLSELDTVGDFSVNDAGVSLHTDVEHEKTRDAQLSSLPKDVKTEEVEQDIPVLEARSLEDINLAFKQLQEGVDVEEVILPSTIKDQDVSEESRDHLEVNSDLQVVEARSLEDINIALNQVSEGNKGELPNSLDSKDTSVKVEENEVGSAKVNEFFDVATSSEEMSRTTVDKSEDVPNSSSGNEEKSHSRKSSSSSSSSSSSSDSD